DNA sequence from the Pseudomonadota bacterium genome:
GGCCAAATTATAGGGTTTAGTGCTATCAGTTATGGGCCTGTATTTTTGGATTAAAGCTATACTATGGCTAGCGCAATGGATCTCCCCCTGGAGGCAGCCCCCCAGGAACGATATATATTTAAGCCTCTGTGTGGCTCTAGTCACTTCTGGGCCTTACAGCAGCTTAAGGGCCGGGTAGCTGGCACTAGGGTGCTCGATATCGGGGCGGGTGGCGGTGGGATCGGGCGCAGCATTAGGCCCGAAAAACCAGCGCAACTCGTTGCTATCGAGATAGACCTGCGTGCTCAATTGCCCCTACAAGAGCTCTACGACGAGGTGCACGGAGACCTCTCGCCCCTAAAGGAACGCCAGTTCGATACTATTATATTACTCGACGTGCTTGAGCATATGAGCGATCCGTTCGCCTTTCTCAGCAGGGTCCAGGAGCTACTAGCGCCTAATGGGCTAATTATTATCTCCGTTCCTAACGTGGCGCACTGGAGCGTTAGGTTTCCGCTTTTTTTCTGCGGTCGCTTTGAGTATCGCTCGCGTGGCATCCTAGACAGAACGCACCTACAGTTCTTCTCACGTCGCAGGTTTCTTGAGCTCTGCTCAGCCATTGCAGGGTGTCGAATTGAACGGCTCTCGGCCAGTATAGAGCCGGTTGAGCTGATTCTGCCGACCTTATTGACGGCGAATCCGATCTTCTCCGCCCTAAGCCGCTGTAGAATCTTTATTGCGGAGCTCCTGCCCGGCCTAATGGGGTATCA
Encoded proteins:
- a CDS encoding methyltransferase domain-containing protein, yielding MASAMDLPLEAAPQERYIFKPLCGSSHFWALQQLKGRVAGTRVLDIGAGGGGIGRSIRPEKPAQLVAIEIDLRAQLPLQELYDEVHGDLSPLKERQFDTIILLDVLEHMSDPFAFLSRVQELLAPNGLIIISVPNVAHWSVRFPLFFCGRFEYRSRGILDRTHLQFFSRRRFLELCSAIAGCRIERLSASIEPVELILPTLLTANPIFSALSRCRIFIAELLPGLMGYQHLALLKHRSATESV